The sequence catgctgcagcgcgatcgctgcagtctgtcattaacagtgagggcagGGCTGCTTACTACAGCCGtctcccacctcctatgaagctttATAGGAAAGGACgtaatgtgtgtgttgggggagatatatatgtgggctggtggggtttgtgtgccagagCTGCTTTTCAGCCCCCAGACTGCAGAGAGTCCCACTTTGAACAGTATTCAACTTTTACTGGAATTAATCTTCAATGCAAAGCAAAATGTGCTTAAGTACTTAGTTCAAAAATCAATAACAACAATGGTAATGTGGtggccgtgggggggggggggtgtgcagtAAAGCCTGGTTATGAACGGCCGgtaacttgccagatggtgatgtgtcacgccactgatgtagtggttggtcgggatatagctGAGCCAGATGGTAGTTTCTTGTAAcgacaggtatggaggcacacctgcttttagtttaagggggctggctatatcctttgccctgtggttggtgacctgcctaGGCTGTAAAGGGGTCCCTTGGGAATTTAGCACAGTGGTCcgaagtggagttgtgacccactcagatcattggtaccgccacccacagaaaggggagatgacccaaggatgaaggagtgactgtgtaggtgccggaacaataatcactgagtcctgttttcataaataaaatcttctttattgtgagaatactttgtacaagAGCTGATCATAGACTGCAGAAGTGACAGAAGAGAATCTGCGCTAAGAGACTTTGgagtagaagagctgagctgatTTGGTTGAGTGccgagaagtagagtgagctgagaatAGTAGAAAGGAGTTTGtgctgcaagttcagagtagtggagaggagtttgtgctgagagtcccaacccagggtagaaatgttctctgccggaactttagaagaagaagaagtagaatactgaggaatacttgaaagaagaagtctatttgtgttttgacctttgttgttgtgataccacctgttgccctacagtgttgggtgaactatcctattagggtgacacaagccccagaccttgttacccgagttgagcaaggtggccaagtttacctggttacaaCTGTGCTGCGAGATTACGTAGACTTGTAGCAagtttgctctatctggatcagttccttttgtttcaagatactgtcctgcacttttagaaatGTTCACAGTGTGGGTTGGGGTGACCTATGACTCATCCTCTCTcaagtagtttagcactgcaAAATTGGACCAAAGATAGctttgtctctctctgtctcccatgtgcgtccatccactaccacactcctgaTTGGACTACATTGGACACTGACTGGAGGAGGAACCTTGcgaagccagggcccagctggaccacagAAGGGAAcatcttgtcttgcgtcctctgtttaccaagacttggataagactcactaagtgtgggcgtgcacttcctctccccatgtgacaacttcctataagaggtgtaatgtcccctgtgagtggtggagaagaaagagaatagagataggtgaaaaaGAGgagagagctcttattggtgtgcagatcaaaagcaataaccccttgttcactacagctgtgcaatataagtgctaaagagaaaagaacaaaagctATTCCATATACAAATGAGTGGCACATCCACAATAAATAGACTATATCCTCAAATATAAATATAGAAAACTTTATTAGCGCAAAGCACCCTGACATGTATGAATGTACCGCCCCTTCTACAGCTCATTAAGTGGTACAGGCTAACTATGTCAAAAACCAAGCATGAAATGTATGAGAAGTGTGTGTGAGCCTATAACCTAATAAACACAAAGCAAAAAGTGACAGAAGGTAAATATGGCCAAATTAGGGCCAAACATAGTAAGTCAATATCACCATAGAAgggagtccatgtcggggtccagTGAACCCCACGAGACTTTCGTGGTTGAAACGGAACGCAtctgtcctgacatggacagaggtggcagcagagagccaacTGTTGGAGGCGGGAGTGGATTCCTTTGCAGTCAAGACTtccgctgctgtctgatgttctAGATGAGCGCCCCATCCTGATCCTGAGGCATCTGTAGTGATGATCAGCCATTCTTCTAATTCTGCCCCATATTTTATCTCCTGCCACCAGGCCAACTACCTTCTGATGTTTGTTGATAGAACATGGACAACATCAAGGTCTCTTGGGTTCCTGGACCAGGCTTGCAGAGCCTCGTTCTGTATTTGCCTCATATGCCACAACCCCCACAGAACTCCCTCTGCTGCTGAAGAAAGAAGACCCAGAAATTTCCTTAGGGTCCGGGGTGTCACTTGCCTGAGGGTCATTAGAAAATGACATCCTTTCTGAATTCTTAGCATTCGCTGAGGAGATAAGTAGTCTCATTTGTGATGCATCCACGATAAACCCCTGGAATTTATTTGTTGTGGATGGTTCCAAGTCTGACTTTTCCAGATTCACCAACCACCCTAGATGAAAAAGTAAGTCGAGAGTGATCTCAACTTGTgacatagcaatgatctgctgccgtcactgcaATAGGATCAGTGACAGTAGACCGCTACTATCTCCTATGGGGGGCAGGGCATAACCTCTTTTGACCACCTCCATGACTCAAGGATCTCTTATCCTTTCTCCCCAAGATTCTAAGAAAAATTAAAGGCGACCCCCTACAGCAggagtactcaacaacttttaaagAGGGTCCACTTACCGAGGTCTATTGTCTGGTGAAGGTCCGACcagaacatcagtagtaaacgtgtttcaGTAGTAAACTTTTCACAaacattgttgaactatttacatacagaatttatGCTTATTAGTGGAAAAACTGGCTTTTTTTCTCTCATCAGCCcttatgtagcccccctgtgcgctccccagtagtatttagccccccccgttgctcccccagtagtatatagtccccccagtagtatatagcccccctgtgagctccccccagtagtataaagccccccgtgcactcccccagtagtatatagccccaagtaagctccccccagtagtatatattcccctcgtaagcttccccagtagtatatagcccccccatagtatatagcccccatgtgcgctccccccagtagtatatagccccctgtgagcttcccccagcagtatatagcctccctgtgcgctccccccagtagtatatagtccccctgtgcgctcctcccatcagtatatagacccccagtagtatatagccccccctgtgagctccccccagtagtatttagctccccccagtagtatatagccccccctgtgagctccccctcagtagtatatagcccccctgtgcactcccccagcagtatatattcccccctgtacgctccccctcccataaagtataacataaaaaaaaaaaaaacacttacactcacctgggtccgggtaaATCAGTAACATTATGAACCTTGTAGGTTTATCGGGGATTGAGCAATGTGCATGATACTTGGCTTTCAGTACCTATCCATAATGCCAATCTAGCTACCATGGTAATATGAAAACCCACAGTCTGTCCAAAGAACAAATATATAGGAATGTGATCATATTTAGGTATATGGCACCTGAAAAATTTCCtcctgaatgaatggaatccatcTGGGGCCATGGAGCTTCCATACAtgagaatgaatgaagcagcGGTGATGCATGTATAATCGGCCACTCCATTCTAACGGGAGACTGGGGGTctctttacttaaagggaatgtttcacctaaattttcttttactgattacagtcagataataaaacttgttcttattctaatctgtttctattttctgactattttttttttcacatttacattCACTTTcactgtacattgttatgggtgctgccatattgcctgggctgttcttaacagcatttagtgacatgctttacagcaagactcatggacatagatgacaatagacacagtctgtccccttgagatgaatgtgaaacattactgagcctgCTCTGTGACCTTCAAAAAggttattccacagggagctgctattgtctcctctatctaccggTGCCACatgacgctgtaatgctgtacaggtcgctttacagcagcctcctcttatctcagcagcctcctcttacagaatgtctcagcttagttttagccccagtggtgagaataaaaattgcaagataaattttccatttttgaaaatctttattttaaaaaaagtcaccaaaaattcttacacAAAATCATTggtcattttctaatgacacattctcTTAAAGATCATAaaatcattgtgtgtgtgtgggggggggggggggggggggctctattgGTCAAACACCCAGCTAGTTATCCAGTATCCCATGGAAAACCAGGCCGGCATGGGGatatgaccttaaaggggttatcctcccGATAGGACATTAATATCAGCTGTGGAGCAGCCTGTTGATTGTTTATCGCCGCCAGTCTTTTAGTCGCCATTTTGTTAGTTCAAGGAATTGCAGATGGTCCCATTCAAGTAAAGAGGTCTCCACAACTATCTAATCGGCAGATGAGCGACAGATGTCGGACCTGTACTGAtatgatattgatgacctatacAGAGGATGAACCATCttaaagataacccctttaaaataacaaTATATGATACAATGTTTCCTTTAGGCTATAattacacatagtattttcgtcagtcttttggtcattttttttttctaatcaaaacacagaaactgtgcaaatcttccattataattttgccctgtaaacaaatactgaccaaaagactgacagaaatactatgtgtgaacatggccttattctgtATGTTTCCAGTGACAATCAATATGGCTGCTATTGCATCTCTTCTTGTTTGGTATCCCATTGGGACACCATCAGGCTATCACTATGTATCCAGGATCTGTACTGGGAATCTCCTCAGTTCAGGAGCATCAGCAGCACCAGTGCTGTAACCGTAAAGACCTCCAGCCCTCTGTACATGGCGCTGGCTCCACCGTTACACAGATACTTCATTTCCATCTTCAGGAATCCAATATTCATTTTCTGGCTTGCAATGTCACAGAAGCTTTTTGTGGCACATCCACGATAGGATTCAATATTTTCAGCGGGTTCTGCACAGAAGTAAAGaataatgtatgatgatgatgctatGAATCACAGGGAAAAACCATTATATCATTCACAGAGGAAGACTTAATACAACAAtatgcgcaaaaaaattccaaagtgcaaaattgtgcatttttggtcgcattaaatctagaaaaattgtaataaaaagcgatcaaaaagtcgcatatatggaaacaaggtatcgatagaaatgacagatcttggcgcaaaaaatgacacctcacacagccccatagacaaaaggataaaagctctataagcctgggaattgagcgattttaaggaacatatatttttttttaaaaaggattgaatttttttaaaagccatcaaataaaataaaatttatagctGCACAGAGACCCgactactataagggggcacagtggGCATTACATACAGGGGTAGGCCGAAATGAAGGATACTACATGCTGACGGTAAcatacagggggatgcctacatgggaatacatatatatatatatatatatatatatatatattagagagagGGGTGGTACAGATGAggcctatcttctatatggaggcacaaagaagggttatatattatataagacCACGGATGGGGCCTTTCTACTATAGTAGAGTATAGAGGGGACTTAAAGGAATACTCCGGGCAAGTTCACTTTGAACGGAGCCGAGTCGCCTTTCTGTGCCATCATGTCAGCTGCAGAGGGTGTCTCTTGCTTCTTGCTGTGCTGCCCTCCCCTTCAGACATAGCGGTGTCTCtgaagaggaggggggcacaggatccAAACTGGTCCTAAATACTACAGTGCATGGGGGCTGTACAGATGTAAGGATGGTGCGGAAGCTAATAGCCTAAAAAAATCTGTCTAGTAGATTCTTCCAAAACGAGTTGTGgcccagagaagtcttcatgaggGCCAGgctagatggagaagaaagaaagagagagcaattctgatcagagaagacacccccctgagagtcactgaatgtaactgcactgtgatcacttatatggtttacagagcctgtgtaccattgataTCTACCGCTATATCGGTCACTGTATGGGTGATCTTTATATACtggattttatttagtaatggttttgtggtattagtcactatgtggtgttaATGGTTGTAGTCACTGTGTAGTGATAATATCTGTTGCTTATATACTGGAAAAGATCAACCTATTGACAGAATCATGTGTTTTTGGACACTATTTGACAAGTCCAGCATTGACTTACCTGTAATTTTATTCACTAAGAGAAAGCAGCTGTTTTCACTCCCAGCACACTCCATGGATATGGTTGCCTTACATGCTTCATTGGCATCTCCACACACCTGGCAAATTTTCCCATTTCTTTGGGTGTTGGTAGGAGGCACTGACAATGagaagatattattattattatttattttaattatttattttttattttttattgtttattattattattattattattattattattattattattattattcaacagTATCCTAGAGGACCAATAGAAAACAAGTAACACATTCACCCAACAGCCGAACCAGATTCAGGgggaagaaaaaaagttttatctAAATGTCATAAATGTTCCAATGTGGTTCATAAATCATACCACAAGATGGCACTACAAATGTATTCTTTTATGTAGACGAAAGACACTTACCAGTAGGCAAGGGGGAGGTGCAGTTGTCAGTAGAACAGCAGGACACACCCATTCTGACACTTCTGTCCATAATAGTGTAACTCCCCGTCTTATTACAGTGAGATGTGGGTCCGCACCCTCTGAACAAGGAGTCATCTGTCTTCCCATCTACAGATAAAATACACAAACAGTCAAGATGGACTGAAATTGTCTGTAATGTCCTAATAGATATCAGATGGgagagaaggaaaggaaaaggaaagtAAAGGGAAAGAAAAAGGGAAAGGTAAGGGAAAGAAAAAGGGAAAGGTAAGGGAAAGAAAAAGGGAAAGGAATAGAAAAGGGAAAGGTAAGGGAAAGAAAAAGGGAAAGGTAAGGGAAAGAAAAAGGGAAAGGAATAGAAAAGGGAAAGGAAAGGGAAGTGAAAGGGAAAGGGAAAAGAAAGGAAAGGGAAGGGGAAAGGGAAAAGAAAGGGAAAGGAAAgggaaagggaagggaagggaaaggAATAGGAAAGTCTTACCTTTGGTGGTCAGTATGTATGTACTGGTACACACTTGGCCAGATTGGCAGGTTTCTGTTGGCCCTTCTGTGCAGGTGTCAAGACCAAGGGCCATACACTGCGTGCACTGGAGAGAAAAACCtattaataaataaagaataaagtaTATGTTATAATAAatgctgataataataataataatagtttgtAATAGTAAATGCTATAGTACAGTTTATTGCAGTTATCTGCCAGAAGACCTGTACAAAGATAATATCCCTTAATATGTCACACTTTGTTTTaatgatcatatatatatatatatatatatatatatatatatatatatatatatattcgccaTCTTATTCTACTAAGAACACAC is a genomic window of Dendropsophus ebraccatus isolate aDenEbr1 chromosome 12, aDenEbr1.pat, whole genome shotgun sequence containing:
- the LOC138768822 gene encoding phospholipase A2 inhibitor NAI-like; this encodes MAAPWILLCLLSALAREGFSLQCTQCMALGLDTCTEGPTETCQSGQVCTSTYILTTKDGKTDDSLFRGCGPTSHCNKTGSYTIMDRSVRMGVSCCSTDNCTSPLPTVPPTNTQRNGKICQVCGDANEACKATISMECAGSENSCFLLVNKITASSSYIILYFCAEPAENIESYRGCATKSFCDIASQKMNIGFLKMEMKYLCNGGASAMYRGLEVFTVTALVLLMLLN